Part of the uncultured Anaeromusa sp. genome is shown below.
GCTTCTGCAAAAACGGCGGAGGACTTTGGGCTTTGTTCAATTTTTTCTCTGTTAACTCTGGCCTTTCCTCTGTTACTCTGTGTAAACCGTACCTCGTGCTACTCCTTCGAGCCCTCACGTGACTCCGGTTCTCTTGTTCGTTTTCCGCTCTCTGGCTTTTCTCCGTTCCTTTGCTTGCGCTGTGTTTCGTTCCTGCTTCTCTTTTTTTAAAAAATGTTTCACGTGAAACAAGAAAGTGGCAGGGAAAAAGTAACGCTATGTGGAATGAAAGAAAAATGAGCTTTTGGAAAGAGTATGAGGTGAACGGCTTGGCTAGAGTAATTGCAATTGCCAATCAAAAAGGCGGCGTCGGCAAGACAACGACAGCAGTAAATTTGAGCGCCTGTTTGGCTGAAAATGGCAAAAAAGTATTGTTAGTAGACGTGGATCCCCAAGGAAATGCTACAAGCGGCTTAGGAATCAATAAAAAAGAGCTGCAGATTTCCTTGTATGATGTACTTGTAAGTGATACGCCGCTAGAAGAGGCGGTAGTAGCGACCGAATTGGAATCTCTTTTTTTGGTGCCGGCTACCATTCAATTGGCCGGGGCGGAAGTGGAGTTAGTTAGCGCCTTTTCCCGGGAGTTGAAATTAAAGCGAGCCTTACAGAAAAGCCTGGAAAAGTTCGACTACATTCTTATTGATTGTCCGCCTTCATTAGGGTTGCTGACTATTAATTCGCTTTCAGCGGCCGACTCTTTATTGGTGCCGATTCAATGTGAGTTTTATGCGTTAGAAGGCTTGTCTCAGTTGATGCAGACGGTTTCGCTGGTACAAAACAACTTAAACCCTCAGCTAGAACTAGAAGGCGTTTTGCTGACTATGTTTGACGGACGTACGAATCTATCCTTGCAAGTGGCGGAAGAGGTGCGCAGTCACTTTGGCGGTAAGGTTTACGAAACGATTATTCCGCGCAACGTTCGTTTGAGCGAAGCTCCAAGCTATGGGCAGCCCATCATAAAGTACGATCCTCGCTCTAAAGGAGCCGAAGTATATGGGGAACTGGCGCTGGAGGTGATTCGACGTGTCTAAAATACCGCAGCG
Proteins encoded:
- a CDS encoding AAA family ATPase; translated protein: MSFWKEYEVNGLARVIAIANQKGGVGKTTTAVNLSACLAENGKKVLLVDVDPQGNATSGLGINKKELQISLYDVLVSDTPLEEAVVATELESLFLVPATIQLAGAEVELVSAFSRELKLKRALQKSLEKFDYILIDCPPSLGLLTINSLSAADSLLVPIQCEFYALEGLSQLMQTVSLVQNNLNPQLELEGVLLTMFDGRTNLSLQVAEEVRSHFGGKVYETIIPRNVRLSEAPSYGQPIIKYDPRSKGAEVYGELALEVIRRV